A window of the Blattabacterium cuenoti genome harbors these coding sequences:
- the secG gene encoding preprotein translocase subunit SecG, giving the protein MENISIIIFGFFIIIVCLLLILVILIQNPKKESIHQSFMDKNFRFFGIKRTNTFLENVTWFLSIVIFFLILFFNFLLKSKY; this is encoded by the coding sequence ATGGAAAATATATCCATAATCATATTTGGTTTTTTTATTATTATAGTATGTCTTTTACTTATATTGGTTATTTTAATACAAAACCCTAAAAAAGAAAGTATTCATCAATCTTTTATGGATAAGAATTTTAGATTTTTTGGAATTAAGAGAACGAACACATTTTTGGAAAATGTTACTTGGTTTTTATCCATTGTTATATTTTTTTTGATTCTATTTTTCAATTTTTTACTAAAATCAAAATATTGA
- a CDS encoding sigma-54 interaction domain-containing protein, translated as MESIFIQNIKKKFGIIGYDYALHRALEKVIQVAPTDISVLVLGESGVGKEFIPKIIHQYSCRKHHAYIAVNCGAIPEGTIDSELFGHEKGSFTGATSMRKGYFEGANGGTIFLDEVGELPLTTQVRLLRILESGEFIKVGSSKIQKTNIRIVAATNLNMVESIQKGKFREDLYYRLNTVQINVPPLRFRKNDIKFLFKKFSNDFAEKYHMPPVKLTEESLKYLENYSWPGNIRQLKNLIEQISVVETKREISIEKLKEYIPENIPSISFSNNVIETSFHDRERDFLYKILFDMKKNLNDLKNITFQLIKNNSNTRFIEENQPLMEKVFGKMIHNREDSIFQLEDSSKSEEDLDYEEVEEDLSKNELSSFSLQKKEIEFIQKALKKNNGKRRKAAKELGISERTLYRKIKQYGL; from the coding sequence ATGGAATCCATCTTTATCCAAAATATAAAAAAAAAATTTGGTATCATTGGATATGATTACGCTTTGCATAGAGCTTTAGAAAAGGTAATACAAGTAGCTCCTACTGATATTTCAGTATTGGTTCTTGGAGAAAGTGGAGTAGGGAAAGAATTTATACCAAAAATTATTCATCAATATTCTTGTAGAAAACATCACGCTTATATTGCCGTAAACTGTGGAGCTATTCCAGAAGGAACTATTGATAGTGAACTTTTTGGACATGAAAAGGGGTCTTTTACAGGAGCAACAAGTATGCGTAAAGGTTATTTTGAAGGAGCAAATGGAGGTACTATATTTTTAGATGAAGTAGGAGAATTACCTTTAACTACGCAAGTTCGTCTTCTTAGAATATTGGAATCTGGAGAATTTATTAAAGTAGGATCCTCTAAAATTCAAAAAACCAACATACGTATTGTTGCTGCTACTAATTTGAATATGGTAGAATCTATACAAAAAGGAAAATTTAGAGAAGATTTATATTATCGTCTAAATACAGTTCAGATCAATGTTCCTCCTTTACGTTTCCGTAAAAATGATATAAAATTCTTATTTAAAAAATTTTCCAATGATTTTGCAGAAAAATATCATATGCCTCCAGTAAAGCTTACTGAAGAATCTTTAAAATATTTGGAAAATTATTCTTGGCCTGGTAATATCAGACAATTAAAAAATCTTATAGAACAAATTTCTGTAGTGGAAACTAAACGTGAAATTTCTATAGAAAAATTAAAAGAATATATTCCAGAAAATATTCCATCGATATCTTTTTCTAATAATGTTATAGAAACATCTTTTCATGATAGAGAAAGAGATTTTCTTTATAAAATTCTATTTGACATGAAAAAAAATTTGAATGATTTAAAAAATATTACATTTCAATTAATTAAAAATAATTCTAACACTAGATTTATTGAAGAAAATCAACCTCTTATGGAAAAAGTTTTTGGAAAAATGATTCATAATAGAGAAGATTCAATTTTTCAATTAGAAGATTCATCTAAATCTGAAGAAGATTTAGACTATGAAGAAGTAGAAGAAGATTTATCTAAAAATGAACTATCTTCTTTTTCTTTACAAAAAAAAGAAATTGAATTTATACAAAAAGCTTTGAAGAAAAATAATGGAAAAAGAAGAAAAGCTGCAAAAGAATTAGGAATTTCAGAAAGAACATTATACAGAAAAATTAAACAGTATGGTTTATAA
- the groL gene encoding chaperonin GroEL (60 kDa chaperone family; promotes refolding of misfolded polypeptides especially under stressful conditions; forms two stacked rings of heptamers to form a barrel-shaped 14mer; ends can be capped by GroES; misfolded proteins enter the barrel where they are refolded when GroES binds): protein MAKDIKFDIEARDKLKKGVDALANAVKVTLGPKGRNVVLQKSFGGPQVTKDGVTVAKEIELEDSIENLGAQMVKEVASKTNDVAGDGTTTATVLAQAIVREGLKNVAAGANPMDLKRGIDKALEVVILDLKRQSREVGGNTEKIKQVASISANNDEKTGALIADAFEKVGKEGVITVEEAKGTDTSVDVVEGMQFDRGYQSPYFVTNTEKMITEFDQPQILLSDKKIAAMKDLLPILEPVAQSGKPLLIISEEVEGEALATLVVNKIRGTLKVAAIKAPGFGDRRKAMLEDIAILTGGTVISEEIGSKLEDVKLHMLGKAERVIIDKDNTTIVNGGGNKKDIRARVDQIKAQIESTTSDYDKEKLQERLAKLAGGVAVLYVGAASEVEMKEKKDRVDDALNATRAAVEEGIVAGGGVALVRAIKSLNETTGDNSDQDTGIQIVRRSLEEPLRQIVANAGGEGSVVVAKVAEGKGDFGYDAKIGEYKNMIVEGIIDPTKVARVALENAASVSGMLLTTECVVTEIKKDESNAAPPMPGAGGGGMGGMM from the coding sequence ATGGCAAAAGATATTAAATTTGATATTGAAGCGAGAGATAAACTAAAAAAAGGAGTAGATGCATTAGCAAATGCTGTGAAAGTGACTTTGGGACCAAAAGGTCGTAATGTTGTATTGCAAAAGTCCTTTGGAGGACCTCAAGTAACTAAAGATGGAGTTACTGTTGCTAAAGAAATAGAATTAGAAGACTCTATAGAAAATCTTGGAGCTCAAATGGTTAAAGAAGTCGCCTCTAAGACTAATGATGTAGCTGGAGATGGGACTACAACTGCTACTGTATTAGCTCAAGCTATTGTTAGAGAAGGATTGAAAAATGTAGCAGCTGGAGCTAATCCTATGGATTTAAAAAGAGGGATAGATAAAGCTTTAGAAGTGGTCATATTGGATCTTAAAAGACAATCTAGAGAAGTTGGGGGAAATACGGAAAAAATAAAACAAGTGGCTTCTATTTCTGCAAATAACGATGAAAAAACTGGAGCTTTGATAGCTGATGCTTTTGAAAAAGTAGGAAAAGAAGGAGTTATTACTGTTGAAGAGGCGAAAGGGACAGATACATCTGTAGATGTAGTGGAAGGAATGCAATTTGATAGAGGGTATCAATCTCCTTATTTCGTTACAAATACTGAAAAAATGATAACAGAATTTGATCAACCTCAAATTTTATTATCTGATAAAAAAATAGCAGCAATGAAAGATTTGTTGCCTATATTGGAACCTGTAGCTCAATCCGGAAAACCTCTGTTAATTATTTCTGAAGAAGTAGAAGGAGAAGCATTAGCTACATTAGTAGTCAATAAAATCAGAGGTACTTTGAAAGTAGCAGCGATTAAAGCTCCTGGATTTGGAGATAGAAGAAAAGCTATGTTGGAAGATATTGCTATTTTAACCGGGGGGACTGTGATTTCTGAGGAAATAGGAAGTAAGTTGGAGGATGTGAAATTACATATGTTAGGAAAAGCGGAAAGAGTTATTATAGATAAAGACAATACTACTATAGTAAATGGAGGAGGAAACAAAAAAGATATAAGAGCACGAGTAGATCAAATTAAAGCTCAAATAGAATCCACAACATCAGATTATGATAAAGAAAAATTACAAGAACGTCTTGCAAAATTAGCTGGAGGGGTAGCCGTTCTTTATGTAGGAGCAGCTTCTGAAGTTGAAATGAAGGAAAAAAAAGATCGAGTAGATGATGCTCTAAATGCTACTAGAGCAGCAGTAGAAGAAGGAATAGTAGCAGGAGGTGGAGTCGCTTTGGTCCGTGCTATCAAATCTTTAAACGAAACAACAGGAGATAATTCAGATCAAGATACTGGAATACAAATAGTTAGAAGATCTCTTGAAGAACCTTTACGTCAAATTGTAGCTAATGCAGGAGGAGAAGGTTCTGTAGTTGTAGCTAAAGTAGCAGAAGGAAAAGGCGATTTTGGATATGACGCTAAAATTGGTGAATATAAAAATATGATAGTAGAAGGAATTATAGATCCAACTAAAGTAGCTAGAGTTGCATTGGAAAACGCAGCTTCTGTATCAGGAATGTTGTTAACTACTGAATGTGTTGTTACAGAAATAAAGAAAGACGAATCTAATGCTGCACCTCCAATGCCAGGAGCTGGAGGAGGAGGAATGGGTGGAATGATGTAA
- a CDS encoding co-chaperone GroES produces MVEVKIKPLADRVLVQPDPAETKTASGIIIPDTAKEKPQKGTIIAVGKGKKDEPMNLKEGDRVLYGKYSGTELKWEGEEYLIMRESDVIAII; encoded by the coding sequence ATGGTGGAAGTAAAGATTAAACCTTTAGCAGATCGTGTTCTTGTGCAACCTGATCCTGCTGAAACAAAAACCGCTTCAGGTATTATTATTCCTGATACAGCAAAAGAAAAACCACAAAAAGGGACTATAATAGCAGTAGGGAAAGGGAAGAAAGATGAACCTATGAATTTAAAAGAAGGAGATAGAGTTTTATATGGAAAATATTCTGGTACAGAATTAAAATGGGAAGGAGAAGAATATCTCATCATGCGAGAATCTGATGTTATAGCTATCATATGA